A window of Pseudomonas guangdongensis contains these coding sequences:
- the fis gene encoding DNA-binding transcriptional regulator Fis, with protein MTTLTENFVSGTTAVSENANLKQHLIAPSEERQTLRDSVEQALQNYFAHLDGQPVTDVYNLVLSEVEAPLLETVMRYVKGNQTKASELLGLNRGTLRKKLKQYDLL; from the coding sequence ATGACGACCTTGACCGAGAATTTTGTGAGTGGAACCACTGCCGTGAGCGAAAACGCCAACCTGAAACAGCACCTCATCGCCCCCAGCGAGGAGCGGCAGACCCTGCGCGACAGCGTGGAGCAGGCCCTGCAGAACTACTTTGCCCACCTCGACGGCCAGCCGGTGACCGACGTCTACAATCTGGTGCTGTCCGAAGTCGAGGCGCCGCTGCTGGAAACCGTGATGCGCTACGTCAAGGGCAACCAGACCAAGGCCTCCGAGCTGCTCGGTCTGAATCGCGGCACCCTGCGCAAGAAGCTCAAGCAGTACGACCTGCTGTAA
- the accB gene encoding acetyl-CoA carboxylase biotin carboxyl carrier protein: MDIRKVKKLIELLEESGIDELEICEGEESVRISRHSNKQPQYAAQPVYAAAPAPAPVAAPAAAPAAAAAPAAPALTGNVVRSPMVGTFYRASSPEAKAFVEVGQSVKKGDILCIVEAMKMMNHIEAEASGTIGQILVENGHPVEFDQPLFTIV, encoded by the coding sequence ATGGACATTCGTAAAGTCAAGAAACTGATCGAACTGCTGGAAGAGTCCGGTATCGACGAGCTGGAAATCTGCGAAGGCGAAGAGTCGGTACGCATCAGCCGCCACAGCAACAAGCAGCCGCAGTACGCCGCCCAGCCGGTCTACGCCGCCGCTCCGGCCCCGGCTCCGGTCGCCGCCCCGGCTGCCGCTCCGGCCGCTGCCGCCGCGCCGGCCGCCCCGGCACTGACCGGCAACGTGGTTCGCTCGCCGATGGTCGGCACCTTCTACCGCGCCTCCTCGCCGGAAGCCAAGGCCTTCGTCGAAGTCGGCCAGAGCGTCAAGAAGGGCGACATCCTGTGCATCGTCGAAGCCATGAAGATGATGAACCACATCGAAGCCGAAGCCAGTGGCACCATCGGCCAGATCCTGGTGGAGAACGGTCATCCGGTCGAGTTCGACCAGCCGCTGTTCACCATCGTCTGA
- a CDS encoding DUF3426 domain-containing protein produces MNDSHVTQCPHCQTRFRVTAAQLGMAHGAVRCGACLKVFNAAEQLGLPVQPFDAPPADGADGLAQLAAGTQAAGLAALKRSGEPAERPRAAPPLPPVETPPARPQPEPEPEPDDLPRAADNPPPPPQAPGPARAEQTLWIHDDLDLDSLDLDEELAKLEPDSFELSQELRHRQPPQMPSISVLDEPREPHDESWAEALLLDQSPRADIAVAEEAAPGQRRTAEPTLTLDAMDDLDAFDSLDEALADPEDDAREAAHLRSLSAQRDGAPARHAEAGARQEPQWRDEPRLRDESLRHLQDEPLQLDWQPQRPQWGRRLLWAVLLLLALAALAGQYLYFNFDALARQERWRPWLEQLCQPLGCALPARVDVGQIKSSNLVVRSHPRHPGALSVDAILYNRADFAQPFPLLELRFEDLNGRALASRRFKPAEYLAGELAGSLEMPPQTPIHIALEILDPGAQAVNYRLEFHSPD; encoded by the coding sequence ATGAACGACTCGCACGTCACCCAATGCCCGCACTGCCAGACCCGTTTCCGCGTCACCGCGGCGCAACTGGGCATGGCCCACGGGGCCGTGCGTTGCGGCGCCTGCCTGAAGGTGTTCAATGCCGCCGAACAGCTCGGCCTGCCGGTACAGCCGTTCGATGCGCCGCCGGCCGACGGTGCCGACGGCCTCGCCCAGCTCGCCGCCGGCACCCAGGCCGCCGGACTGGCCGCCCTGAAGCGCAGCGGCGAGCCGGCCGAACGCCCCCGCGCAGCCCCGCCGCTGCCGCCCGTCGAGACGCCCCCCGCCCGCCCGCAACCGGAGCCGGAGCCGGAGCCGGACGACCTGCCCCGCGCAGCGGATAACCCACCGCCCCCCCCACAGGCTCCAGGCCCGGCGCGGGCCGAACAGACCCTGTGGATCCACGACGACCTCGACCTCGACAGCCTCGACCTGGACGAGGAACTGGCCAAGCTGGAGCCGGACAGCTTCGAACTCAGCCAGGAACTGCGCCACCGCCAGCCGCCGCAGATGCCCAGCATCAGCGTCCTCGACGAGCCGCGCGAGCCCCACGACGAGTCCTGGGCCGAAGCCCTGCTGCTCGACCAGAGCCCGCGCGCGGACATCGCCGTCGCCGAGGAAGCCGCCCCCGGCCAGCGCCGTACCGCGGAGCCGACCCTGACCCTCGACGCCATGGACGACCTCGATGCCTTCGACAGCCTCGACGAGGCGCTGGCCGACCCGGAGGACGACGCCCGCGAGGCCGCCCACCTGCGCAGCCTCAGCGCCCAGCGCGACGGCGCCCCCGCCCGCCACGCCGAGGCCGGCGCCCGTCAGGAGCCGCAGTGGCGCGACGAGCCGCGCCTGCGCGATGAAAGCCTGCGCCACCTGCAGGACGAGCCGCTGCAGCTGGACTGGCAGCCGCAGCGCCCGCAGTGGGGACGCCGGCTGCTGTGGGCGGTGCTGCTCCTGCTGGCGCTGGCCGCCCTGGCCGGCCAGTACCTGTACTTCAACTTCGACGCCCTGGCCCGCCAGGAGCGCTGGCGGCCCTGGCTGGAACAGCTCTGCCAGCCGCTCGGCTGCGCGCTGCCGGCGCGGGTCGACGTCGGCCAGATCAAGAGCAGCAACCTGGTGGTGCGCAGCCACCCGCGCCATCCCGGCGCACTGAGCGTCGACGCCATCCTCTACAACCGCGCCGACTTCGCCCAGCCGTTCCCGCTGCTGGAGCTGCGCTTCGAGGACCTCAACGGCCGCGCGCTGGCCAGCCGCCGCTTCAAGCCCGCCGAGTACCTCGCCGGCGAGCTGGCCGGCAGCCTGGAAATGCCGCCGCAGACGCCGATCCACATCGCCCTGGAAATCCTCGATCCCGGCGCCCAGGCGGTGAACTACCGCCTGGAGTTCCACTCGCCGGACTGA
- a CDS encoding response regulator transcription factor: protein MSLMQEQVVYVVDDDQGMLDSTVWLLESVGLKALPFTSGRAFLEACDAARPACVLLDVRMPGMGGLNVQEELRARGLDLPVIFVSGHADVPIVVRAFKSGACDFLEKPCNEQQLLDSVQQALRRHAERLRRQQGGAALRARLDGLTPRERDVLLPLVQGYTSREIAEQLGISVKTVDLYRARVMKRMQAERLSDLVGMACVLGLIDPLAPRAPGQSSTAQPQLAQA, encoded by the coding sequence ATGAGTTTGATGCAGGAGCAGGTGGTGTATGTGGTCGACGACGACCAGGGAATGCTCGATTCGACCGTCTGGCTGCTGGAGTCGGTGGGCCTCAAGGCTCTGCCGTTCACCAGCGGCCGGGCCTTCCTGGAGGCCTGCGACGCCGCGCGCCCGGCCTGCGTGCTGCTCGATGTGCGGATGCCGGGGATGGGCGGGCTGAACGTGCAGGAGGAGCTGCGCGCGCGCGGCCTCGACCTGCCGGTGATCTTCGTCAGCGGCCACGCCGACGTGCCCATCGTGGTGCGCGCCTTCAAGTCCGGCGCCTGCGACTTCCTGGAAAAGCCCTGCAACGAGCAGCAACTGCTGGACAGCGTGCAGCAGGCGCTGCGCCGCCACGCCGAGCGGCTGCGTCGCCAGCAGGGCGGCGCGGCGCTGCGGGCGCGGCTGGACGGCCTAACCCCGCGCGAGCGCGACGTGCTGCTGCCGCTGGTGCAGGGCTACACCAGCCGGGAGATCGCCGAGCAACTGGGGATCAGCGTGAAGACCGTCGACCTGTACCGCGCGCGGGTGATGAAGCGCATGCAGGCCGAGCGCCTCAGCGATCTGGTCGGCATGGCCTGCGTGCTGGGCCTGATCGACCCGCTCGCGCCGCGCGCGCCGGGTCAGTCGTCGACGGCGCAGCCGCAACTGGCGCAGGCGTAG
- the dusB gene encoding tRNA dihydrouridine synthase DusB — protein sequence MSVVRIGPYTLPNRVILAPMAGVTDRPFRQLCRRLGAGLVVAEMLTSDVRLWHSRKSRLRMLHDGDPEPRSVQIAGGDPQMLAEAARRNVELGAQIIDINMGCPAKKVCNKAAGSALMKDEQLVGQILDAVVKAVDVPVTLKIRTGWDRDNRNGVNVARIAEQAGIAALSVHGRTRADLYTGEAEYATIAAIREAVALPLFANGDIDSPEKARAVLDATGADAVMIGRAAQGRPWIFREIDHYLRTGERLPAPGHAEVESILLEHLAALHAFYGPEQGVRIARKHVGWYLATLPGAQAFRADFNRLDCPEAQHADVRRFLASQLDNPGPAA from the coding sequence ATGTCGGTGGTTCGCATCGGCCCTTACACGCTCCCCAATCGGGTGATCCTGGCCCCCATGGCCGGGGTCACCGATCGTCCGTTCCGCCAACTGTGTCGCCGCCTCGGCGCCGGCTTGGTGGTGGCCGAAATGCTCACCAGCGACGTGCGCCTGTGGCACAGCCGCAAGTCGCGCCTGCGCATGCTCCACGACGGCGACCCCGAGCCGCGCTCGGTGCAGATCGCCGGCGGCGACCCGCAGATGCTCGCCGAGGCGGCGCGGCGCAACGTCGAGCTGGGCGCGCAGATCATCGACATCAACATGGGCTGCCCGGCCAAGAAGGTGTGCAACAAGGCCGCCGGCTCGGCGCTGATGAAGGACGAGCAGCTGGTCGGGCAGATCCTCGACGCGGTGGTCAAAGCCGTCGACGTGCCGGTGACCCTGAAGATCCGCACCGGCTGGGATCGCGACAACCGCAACGGCGTGAACGTGGCGCGGATCGCCGAGCAGGCCGGCATCGCCGCGCTGTCGGTGCACGGGCGCACCCGCGCCGACCTGTACACCGGCGAGGCCGAATACGCGACCATCGCGGCGATCCGCGAGGCGGTGGCCCTGCCGCTGTTCGCCAACGGCGACATCGACTCGCCGGAAAAGGCCCGCGCGGTGCTCGACGCCACCGGCGCCGATGCGGTGATGATCGGCCGCGCCGCCCAGGGCCGGCCGTGGATCTTCCGCGAGATCGACCACTACCTGCGCACCGGCGAGCGGCTGCCGGCGCCTGGCCATGCCGAGGTGGAGAGCATCCTCCTCGAACACCTGGCCGCGCTGCATGCCTTCTACGGTCCCGAGCAGGGCGTGCGCATCGCCCGCAAGCACGTCGGCTGGTACCTGGCCACCCTGCCCGGCGCGCAGGCGTTTCGCGCCGACTTCAATCGCCTGGACTGCCCCGAGGCCCAGCACGCCGACGTGCGGCGCTTCCTGGCCAGCCAGCTGGACAACCCCGGACCGGCCGCATGA
- a CDS encoding AEC family transporter, which yields MLVFQAIVPIFLLVALGYLLCWRGWLPAETVGGLSTMTFKLFMPTLLFTGIARADLGAGLDPVLLLAYFAPLLAVFVLVNLWVHRRRGRASPLGLAASYSNNVLIGIPLVTALLGADRLVYLFAVLVFHSLALFSLQSLYVALGTGQRVEPRGLLKSLFNPIINGLLLGALVNVLGLELPAALWRTADWLAAAALPCALMVLGMGLSRYRFHPSTAVFVLTGLKLLAFPALVWWLGALLGLAAPARAVLLLMAACPTGVNVLAFATTPEDTRTLSSQVFLSTVLALLSLPLWMSLAG from the coding sequence ATGCTCGTGTTCCAGGCCATCGTGCCGATCTTCCTGCTGGTCGCCCTCGGTTATCTGCTCTGCTGGCGCGGCTGGCTGCCCGCCGAGACGGTCGGCGGGCTGTCGACCATGACCTTCAAGCTGTTCATGCCGACCCTGCTGTTCACCGGCATCGCCCGCGCCGACCTCGGCGCCGGCCTGGACCCGGTGCTGCTGCTGGCCTATTTCGCGCCGTTGCTGGCGGTGTTCGTTCTGGTCAACCTGTGGGTGCATCGCCGGCGCGGCCGCGCCAGTCCGCTGGGGCTGGCGGCGAGCTACTCGAACAACGTGCTGATCGGCATCCCGCTGGTCACCGCCCTGCTCGGCGCCGACCGGCTGGTCTACCTGTTCGCCGTGCTGGTGTTCCACAGCCTGGCGCTGTTCTCCCTGCAGTCGCTGTACGTGGCGCTGGGCACCGGTCAGCGGGTCGAGCCGCGCGGCCTGCTGAAGAGCCTGTTCAATCCGATCATCAACGGCCTGCTGCTCGGCGCGCTGGTCAACGTGCTGGGGCTGGAGCTGCCGGCGGCGCTGTGGCGGACCGCCGACTGGCTGGCCGCCGCGGCGTTGCCTTGCGCGCTGATGGTGCTGGGCATGGGCCTGAGCCGCTACCGCTTCCATCCCTCGACGGCGGTGTTCGTGCTCACCGGGCTCAAGCTGCTGGCCTTCCCGGCGCTGGTCTGGTGGCTGGGCGCCCTGCTCGGCCTGGCGGCGCCGGCGCGCGCGGTGCTGCTGCTGATGGCGGCCTGTCCGACCGGGGTCAACGTGCTGGCCTTCGCCACCACCCCCGAGGACACCCGCACCCTCAGCTCGCAGGTGTTCCTCTCCACCGTGCTGGCGCTACTCAGCCTGCCGCTGTGGATGAGCCTGGCCGGCTGA
- the purD gene encoding phosphoribosylamine--glycine ligase, with amino-acid sequence MNVLIIGSGGREHALAWKVAQDPRVEKIFVAPGNAGTALEPKCENLDIGVLELERLADFAAANVQLTIVGPEAPLVAGVVDLFRERGLAIFGPTKGAAQLEGSKAFSKDFLARHNIPTAAYQNFTEVEPALAYLRAQALKNGDVPIVVKADGLAAGKGVIVALTLSEAEAAVRDMLSGNAFGEAGSRVVIEEFLDGEEASFIVMVDGENVLPMATSQDHKRVGDADTGPNTGGMGAYSPAPVVTPDVHQRVMDEIIMPTVRGMAAEGNVYTGFLYAGLMIDKNGAPKVIEFNCRFGDPETQPIMVRLESSLVLLVEAALARALDKVEATWDPRPTVGVVLAAGGYPGDYAKGDVIEGLDEAAALDGKVFHAGTALDTANRIVTAGGRVLCATAIGASVADAQQQAYRLAEKIRWSGMFYRHDIGYRAIARERGEG; translated from the coding sequence ATGAACGTACTGATCATCGGCAGCGGCGGTCGCGAACACGCCCTGGCCTGGAAAGTGGCGCAGGACCCGCGCGTCGAGAAGATCTTCGTCGCCCCCGGCAACGCCGGCACCGCCCTTGAGCCCAAGTGCGAGAACCTCGACATCGGCGTGCTGGAGCTGGAGCGCCTGGCCGACTTCGCCGCCGCCAACGTGCAGCTGACCATCGTCGGCCCCGAGGCGCCGCTGGTCGCCGGCGTGGTCGACCTGTTCCGCGAGCGCGGCCTGGCGATCTTCGGCCCGACCAAGGGCGCCGCCCAGCTGGAAGGCTCCAAGGCGTTCAGCAAGGACTTCCTCGCCCGCCACAACATCCCCACCGCCGCCTACCAGAACTTCACCGAAGTCGAGCCGGCGCTGGCCTACCTGCGCGCCCAGGCCCTGAAGAACGGCGACGTGCCGATCGTGGTCAAGGCCGACGGCCTGGCCGCCGGCAAGGGCGTGATCGTCGCCCTGACCCTCAGCGAAGCCGAGGCCGCGGTGCGCGACATGCTCTCCGGCAACGCCTTCGGCGAGGCCGGCTCGCGGGTGGTGATCGAGGAATTCCTCGACGGCGAGGAAGCCAGCTTCATCGTCATGGTCGACGGCGAAAACGTGCTGCCGATGGCCACCAGCCAGGACCACAAGCGCGTCGGCGACGCCGACACCGGCCCGAACACCGGCGGCATGGGCGCCTACTCGCCGGCCCCGGTGGTCACCCCGGACGTCCACCAGCGGGTGATGGACGAGATCATCATGCCGACCGTGCGCGGCATGGCGGCCGAGGGCAACGTCTACACCGGCTTCCTGTATGCCGGCCTGATGATCGACAAGAACGGCGCGCCCAAGGTCATCGAGTTCAACTGCCGCTTCGGCGACCCGGAAACCCAGCCGATCATGGTGCGCCTGGAATCCTCGCTGGTGCTGCTGGTCGAGGCCGCCCTGGCCAGGGCGCTGGACAAGGTCGAGGCGACCTGGGACCCGCGGCCGACCGTGGGCGTGGTGCTGGCCGCCGGCGGCTACCCCGGCGACTACGCCAAGGGCGACGTGATCGAAGGCCTCGACGAGGCCGCCGCGCTGGACGGCAAGGTGTTCCATGCCGGCACCGCGCTGGACACCGCCAACCGCATCGTCACCGCCGGCGGGCGCGTGCTGTGCGCCACCGCGATCGGCGCCAGCGTCGCCGACGCCCAGCAGCAGGCCTACCGCCTGGCCGAGAAGATCCGCTGGAGCGGCATGTTCTACCGCCACGACATCGGCTATCGCGCCATCGCCCGCGAGCGCGGCGAAGGCTGA
- the azu gene encoding azurin, protein MIRPSLVAGLLGLCSLPLWAAPPCSVDLEASDRIAYDRELIEVSRSCREFTVNLRHSGTQEKTRMGHNWVLVRAADLPAVHDSGLLGGFANGFVQPGDARVIAASRLLGGGESQAVTFAVSRLQPGEQYRFFCSFPGHGGLMQGRLRLVD, encoded by the coding sequence GTGATCCGCCCCTCCCTCGTCGCCGGCCTGCTCGGCCTGTGCAGCCTGCCCCTGTGGGCGGCCCCGCCCTGCAGCGTCGACCTCGAAGCCAGCGACCGCATCGCCTACGACCGCGAGCTGATCGAGGTCAGCCGCAGCTGCCGCGAGTTCACCGTCAACCTGCGCCACAGTGGCACCCAGGAAAAGACCCGGATGGGCCACAACTGGGTGCTGGTGCGCGCCGCCGACCTGCCGGCGGTCCACGACAGCGGCCTGCTCGGCGGCTTCGCCAACGGCTTCGTGCAGCCCGGCGATGCGCGGGTGATCGCTGCCAGCCGGCTGCTCGGCGGCGGCGAGTCGCAGGCGGTGACCTTCGCCGTGTCGCGCCTGCAGCCCGGCGAGCAGTACCGTTTCTTCTGCTCCTTCCCCGGTCATGGCGGGCTGATGCAGGGTCGTCTGCGCCTGGTCGACTGA
- the purH gene encoding bifunctional phosphoribosylaminoimidazolecarboxamide formyltransferase/IMP cyclohydrolase: protein MTDQTTRLPVRRALISVSDKTGVVDFARELAALGVEILSTGGTFKLLRDNGIAAVEVADYTGFPEMMDGRVKTLHPKIHGGILGRRDLDGAVMAKHGINPIDLVAVNLYPFAATVAKPGCSLPDAIENIDIGGPTMVRSAAKNHKDVAIVVNASDYAGIVAALKAGGLTYAQRFDLALKAFEHTAAYDGMIANYLGTIDQQAETLSTEGRAEFPRTFNSQFIKAQDMRYGENPHQNAAFYVEANPAEASIATARQLQGKELSYNNVADTDAALECVKSFTKPACVIVKHANPCGVAVVPEADGGIRKAYDLAYATDSESAFGGIIAFNRELDGETARAIVERQFVEVIIAPSVSAEAREVVAAKANVRLLECGQWPAERINGLDYKRVNGGLLVQSRDIGMIGEADLKVVTQRAPSEQELHDLIFAWKVAKFVKSNAIVYAKNRQTVGVGAGQMSRVNSARIAAIKAEHAGLPVPGAVMASDAFFPFRDGIDNAAKAGITAVIQPGGSMRDAEVIAAADEAGMAMVFTGMRHFRH from the coding sequence ATGACCGACCAGACCACCCGCCTGCCCGTCCGCCGCGCGCTGATCAGCGTGTCCGACAAGACCGGCGTCGTCGACTTCGCCCGCGAGCTCGCCGCCCTCGGCGTCGAGATCCTCTCCACCGGCGGCACCTTCAAGCTGCTGCGTGACAACGGCATCGCCGCCGTGGAAGTGGCCGACTACACCGGCTTCCCGGAAATGATGGACGGCCGGGTGAAGACCCTGCATCCGAAGATCCACGGCGGCATCCTCGGCCGTCGCGATCTCGACGGCGCGGTGATGGCCAAACACGGCATCAACCCCATCGACCTGGTCGCGGTCAACCTCTACCCGTTCGCCGCCACCGTGGCCAAGCCTGGCTGCAGCCTGCCGGACGCCATCGAGAACATCGACATCGGCGGCCCGACCATGGTCCGCTCGGCGGCGAAGAACCACAAGGACGTCGCCATCGTGGTCAACGCCTCCGACTACGCCGGCATCGTCGCCGCACTGAAGGCCGGCGGCCTGACCTACGCCCAGCGCTTCGACCTGGCGCTCAAGGCCTTCGAGCACACCGCCGCCTACGACGGCATGATCGCCAACTACCTGGGCACCATCGACCAGCAGGCCGAGACCCTCTCCACCGAAGGCCGCGCCGAGTTCCCGCGCACCTTCAACAGCCAGTTCATCAAGGCGCAGGACATGCGCTACGGCGAGAACCCGCACCAGAACGCGGCCTTCTACGTCGAGGCCAACCCGGCCGAGGCCAGCATCGCCACCGCGCGCCAGCTGCAGGGCAAGGAACTGTCCTACAACAACGTCGCCGACACCGACGCCGCCCTGGAGTGCGTGAAGAGCTTCACCAAGCCGGCCTGCGTGATCGTCAAGCACGCCAACCCGTGCGGCGTCGCCGTGGTCCCGGAAGCCGACGGCGGCATCCGCAAGGCCTACGACCTGGCCTACGCCACCGACAGCGAATCGGCCTTCGGCGGCATCATCGCCTTCAACCGCGAGCTGGACGGCGAGACTGCCCGCGCCATCGTCGAGCGCCAGTTCGTCGAGGTGATCATCGCCCCGAGCGTGTCCGCCGAGGCCCGCGAAGTGGTCGCCGCCAAGGCCAACGTGCGCCTGCTCGAATGCGGCCAGTGGCCGGCCGAGCGCATCAACGGCCTCGACTACAAGCGCGTCAACGGCGGCCTGCTGGTGCAGAGCCGCGACATCGGCATGATCGGCGAGGCCGACCTCAAGGTGGTGACCCAGCGCGCGCCGAGCGAGCAGGAACTGCACGACCTGATCTTCGCCTGGAAAGTGGCCAAGTTCGTCAAGTCCAACGCCATCGTCTATGCCAAGAACCGCCAGACCGTCGGCGTCGGCGCCGGCCAGATGAGCCGCGTCAACTCCGCGCGCATCGCCGCGATCAAGGCCGAGCACGCCGGCCTGCCGGTGCCGGGCGCGGTGATGGCCTCGGACGCCTTCTTCCCGTTCCGCGACGGCATCGACAACGCCGCCAAGGCCGGCATCACCGCGGTGATCCAGCCGGGTGGCTCGATGCGCGACGCCGAGGTGATCGCCGCCGCCGACGAAGCCGGCATGGCCATGGTGTTCACCGGCATGCGCCACTTCCGTCACTGA
- the prmA gene encoding 50S ribosomal protein L11 methyltransferase produces MPWLQIRLAITPDQASALEDQLLELGAVSVTFMDAEDQPIFEPDLGTTPLWSHTHLLALFEDGTDGDAVLAHLRLLRGGELPEHQVERIEDQDWERSWMDNFHPMRFGRRLWIVPSWHQAPEPDAVNLLLDPGLAFGTGTHPTTALCLEWLDGQDLNDCTVLDFGCGSGILAIAALLLGAPRAVGTDIDPQALEASRDNAARNGIDPARFPVYLPADLPPQAADVVVANILAGPLVQLAPTITAQVAPGGRLALSGILAEQAEEVRAAYAGAFELDPTAEKDGWVRISGVRR; encoded by the coding sequence ATGCCCTGGCTGCAAATCCGCCTCGCCATCACCCCCGACCAGGCCTCCGCACTGGAAGACCAGTTGCTGGAGCTGGGCGCCGTCTCGGTGACCTTCATGGACGCCGAGGACCAGCCGATCTTCGAGCCGGATCTGGGCACCACCCCGCTGTGGAGCCACACCCATCTGCTCGCCCTGTTCGAGGACGGCACCGACGGCGATGCGGTGCTCGCCCACCTACGCCTGCTGCGCGGCGGCGAGCTGCCCGAGCACCAGGTCGAGCGCATCGAGGACCAGGACTGGGAACGCAGCTGGATGGACAACTTCCACCCGATGCGCTTCGGCCGCCGCCTGTGGATCGTGCCGAGCTGGCACCAGGCGCCCGAGCCGGACGCGGTCAACCTGCTGCTCGATCCCGGCCTGGCCTTCGGCACCGGCACCCACCCGACCACCGCGCTGTGCCTGGAGTGGCTGGACGGCCAGGATCTGAACGACTGCACCGTGCTGGATTTCGGCTGCGGCTCGGGCATCCTCGCCATCGCCGCGCTGCTGCTCGGCGCGCCCCGGGCGGTCGGCACCGACATCGACCCCCAGGCGCTGGAAGCCTCGCGCGACAATGCCGCGCGCAACGGCATCGACCCGGCGCGCTTCCCGGTCTACCTGCCGGCCGACCTGCCGCCGCAGGCCGCCGACGTAGTGGTCGCCAACATCCTCGCCGGCCCGCTGGTGCAACTGGCGCCGACCATCACCGCGCAGGTCGCCCCCGGTGGCCGCCTGGCGCTGTCCGGCATCCTCGCCGAGCAGGCCGAGGAAGTCCGCGCCGCCTACGCAGGCGCCTTCGAACTCGACCCCACCGCCGAGAAGGATGGCTGGGTGCGCATCAGCGGCGTGCGCCGCTGA
- the accC gene encoding acetyl-CoA carboxylase biotin carboxylase subunit: MLQKVLIANRGEIALRVLRACKELGIKTVAVHSTADRDLMHVSLADESVCIGPAAAAQSYLSIPAIIAAAEVTGADGIHPGYGFLAENADFAEQVENSGFTFIGPKADVIRLMGDKVSAKDAMKKAGVPTVPGSAGPLPEDEAEALKIAREVGYPVIIKAAGGGGGRGMRVVHKEEDLIASAKLTRTEAGAAFGNPMVYLEKFLVNPRHVEIQVLADGQGNAIHLGDRDCSLQRRHQKVIEEAPAPLIDEEARRKVQAHCVQACIDIGYRGAGTFEFLYEDGNFYFIEMNTRVQVEHPVTEMVTGVDIVKEMLRIGGGEKLSIKQEDVVIRGHAIECRINAEDPKTFMPSPGKVKHFHAPGGNGVRVDSHLYDGYAVPPYYDSLIGKVITFGASREEAMLRMRNALDELIVDGIKTNTPLHRDLVRDAGFCKGGVNIHYLEKKLGMDKH, translated from the coding sequence ATGTTGCAAAAAGTCCTGATTGCCAACCGCGGCGAGATCGCCCTGCGCGTGCTGCGCGCCTGCAAGGAACTGGGCATCAAGACCGTGGCCGTGCATTCGACTGCCGACCGCGATCTGATGCACGTGTCCCTGGCCGACGAGTCCGTGTGCATCGGCCCGGCGGCCGCCGCGCAGTCCTACCTGAGCATCCCGGCGATCATCGCCGCCGCCGAGGTGACCGGTGCCGACGGCATCCACCCGGGCTACGGCTTCCTCGCCGAGAACGCCGACTTCGCCGAGCAGGTGGAGAACTCCGGCTTCACCTTCATCGGCCCGAAAGCCGACGTGATCCGCCTGATGGGCGACAAGGTGTCGGCCAAGGACGCGATGAAGAAGGCCGGCGTGCCGACCGTGCCGGGTTCCGCCGGCCCGCTGCCGGAGGACGAGGCCGAAGCGCTGAAGATCGCCCGCGAAGTGGGCTATCCGGTGATCATCAAGGCCGCCGGCGGCGGCGGTGGTCGCGGCATGCGCGTGGTGCACAAGGAGGAGGATCTGATCGCCTCCGCCAAGCTGACCCGCACCGAAGCCGGTGCCGCCTTCGGCAACCCGATGGTTTATCTGGAGAAGTTCCTGGTCAACCCGCGCCACGTGGAGATCCAGGTGCTGGCCGACGGCCAGGGCAACGCCATCCACCTGGGCGACCGCGACTGCTCGCTGCAGCGCCGCCACCAGAAGGTCATCGAGGAAGCGCCCGCTCCGCTGATCGACGAGGAGGCCCGCCGCAAGGTCCAGGCCCACTGCGTGCAGGCGTGCATCGACATCGGCTACCGCGGTGCCGGCACCTTCGAGTTCCTCTATGAAGACGGCAACTTCTACTTCATCGAGATGAACACCCGCGTGCAGGTCGAACACCCGGTCACCGAGATGGTCACCGGCGTGGACATCGTCAAGGAGATGCTGCGCATCGGCGGCGGCGAGAAGCTGTCGATCAAGCAGGAAGACGTGGTGATCCGCGGCCATGCCATCGAATGCCGGATCAACGCCGAAGACCCGAAGACCTTCATGCCCTCGCCGGGCAAGGTCAAGCACTTCCACGCCCCGGGCGGCAACGGCGTGCGCGTCGACTCGCACCTGTACGACGGCTATGCGGTTCCGCCGTACTACGATTCGCTGATCGGCAAGGTCATCACCTTCGGCGCCAGCCGCGAGGAAGCCATGCTGCGCATGCGCAACGCGCTGGACGAGCTGATCGTCGACGGCATCAAGACCAACACCCCGCTGCACCGCGACCTGGTGCGCGACGCAGGCTTCTGCAAGGGTGGCGTGAACATCCATTACCTGGAAAAGAAACTGGGTATGGACAAGCACTGA